Genomic segment of Candidatus Synechococcus calcipolaris G9:
AAGGCGAACCTAGGGGGATGGTTCCGCTATCGTGCCTTAGACCAACTCTATACGTTGCAACAACGGATCGCCGATCTGGATAGCCTCGATCGCCAGGCCCAGGATTCTGCCAATGCAGCCCTGACCCGTTTAACCTTGGTGGGGGTTTTACCCCTAGCGGGGGGATTGGTGGGTGTGATTCTCCTGGGTTTTTGGATCTATCAACACCTGCAACAGCGATTCAGCGAACCAGAGAGGGAACCCGTTCCCTGGGGCCTGTTGACGATTTGGGAAGTGATGGTGGTCTGGTTTGCGGCCTTTTTTGGCATCAGTTTGGTGGTAATGCCCCTAGTGCGGCAACTCATTCCCCTGCCCTTTTTCCAGACAACGGCCCTGGGCCAAGCCCTCTATGCCCTGATTACCTACCTAGTCATGATGGTGGCTGGCTTTAGTATTTTGGTCATCTGCCTCCGCCCCTTTGGCGATCGCCCCTGGAAATGGCTCCGGTGGCACCGGGGGTCTAAGGCAGTTCTCTGGGCGATACAGGGCTATTTTGTCGCCCTCCCCTTGGTGTTGGCAACATCCCTCCTCAGTCAGCGACTTTTACCCAATCAGGGAGGCGGGAATCCCTTGCTAGAGATTATTCTCCAGAGTCAGGACTATACGACCTTTGCCCTACTGTTTTTGATGGTGGCAGTGTTAGCCCCCATTTTCGAGGAAGTCCTCTTTCGTGGCTTTTTATTTTCATCCCTCCTAGAGGTGATGGTTCCTTGGCAGGCCATGGCCCTCACCGGGGTCGTTTTTGCCGTAGCCCACTTAAACTTGGCGGATGTGTTGCCCTTAACAGTGCTGGGAACTATTTTGAGCTACGTCTACTGGCGATCGCAAAACTTAGTTTCCGTCATGCTCCTCCACGGCTTCTGGAACACCGGCTCTTTTATTGGTCTTCTTTTACTCAGCGGGGGGACGGAAACGGGGTTCTAGCTGGGCCACTAACCATTCCCGGGGGGCAAACCGGCCTGCTAGGGCAATCAGGCGATTGGATAGCTGCCCGGTGATCACACAGGAGCGTTTTTGTTCTAGGGCTGCGAGGCTTTCCCGCACCACAATCTCTGGATGATCTTGACTCGTCATCAGGTCTGGATTCCGCTTCATTTCCGCCGCATGGAAAAAGTCCGTCGTCGTCGGCCCTGGACATACAGCCATGACCGTTACCCCTTTTTGCCGATTTTCTGCCCAGAGGGCCTCGCTGAACTGGAGGACAAAGGCCTTGGTTGCCCCATAGACCGCCAGGTAGGGAACGGCTTGGAAGCCACCAATGGAACTCAGATTAATAATGCTGCCCTGGCCCCGCTGCTGCATCTGGGGCAAAAATAAATGGGTCAACTCCATCAAGGCCAAAATATTCACCTGAATCATGGCCGTAAGTTTGCTGCGACCGCGCTGGGCAAATTCGCCGTAGTCGCCAAAGCCGGCATTATTAATGAGTAAATCAATACTCAACCCCCAGGACTGAACCTGATCGTAGATGCGTTGGGCGGCCCCAGGTTGACTCAAATCCTCACTAAAAAAACGAATGGGTACACCGTAGGTTTGGCCTAATTGGGCAACAATTGTCTGCATGTGGTCATAGGAACGGGCCGTGAGAACGAGGCTGTATCCCTTTTCGGCTAAAACCTGGGCATAGACGGCTCCAATTCCCTTTGAAGCTCCGGTGATCAAGGCAGTTGGCATAGGGGTGGGGATCCTCAGGATTGATGGGTTATTGATGCTATAGCTATCGTTACCTAGTTTAGGACGGGGTGCAGGGGTGGAACCCCTAGCTGGGGGCGAAGCTCCCACACCCCTTATATCCGTAATGTTTCAAGGAAACAGGCCACAGCTACAT
This window contains:
- a CDS encoding CPBP family intramembrane glutamic endopeptidase — encoded protein: MSSKKLVLSFLTLLVGFLISISLLGSFLEPPTQSQIGLYQTDLILQASEHHGFDQGESVWQSILEENPQATAISAYEKVIKGALPADSSGTPPNRFLELNLRLGLLYASQDQVDQAIPLWQRVSSQGQGQLKATTDILLGLWQTPPQILPEAEPMLKANLGGWFRYRALDQLYTLQQRIADLDSLDRQAQDSANAALTRLTLVGVLPLAGGLVGVILLGFWIYQHLQQRFSEPEREPVPWGLLTIWEVMVVWFAAFFGISLVVMPLVRQLIPLPFFQTTALGQALYALITYLVMMVAGFSILVICLRPFGDRPWKWLRWHRGSKAVLWAIQGYFVALPLVLATSLLSQRLLPNQGGGNPLLEIILQSQDYTTFALLFLMVAVLAPIFEEVLFRGFLFSSLLEVMVPWQAMALTGVVFAVAHLNLADVLPLTVLGTILSYVYWRSQNLVSVMLLHGFWNTGSFIGLLLLSGGTETGF
- a CDS encoding SDR family NAD(P)-dependent oxidoreductase, whose protein sequence is MPTALITGASKGIGAVYAQVLAEKGYSLVLTARSYDHMQTIVAQLGQTYGVPIRFFSEDLSQPGAAQRIYDQVQSWGLSIDLLINNAGFGDYGEFAQRGRSKLTAMIQVNILALMELTHLFLPQMQQRGQGSIINLSSIGGFQAVPYLAVYGATKAFVLQFSEALWAENRQKGVTVMAVCPGPTTTDFFHAAEMKRNPDLMTSQDHPEIVVRESLAALEQKRSCVITGQLSNRLIALAGRFAPREWLVAQLEPRFRPPAE